In a genomic window of Flavobacteriales bacterium:
- a CDS encoding PspC domain-containing protein — MKKTFTANVSGTVFHIEEDAYDQLQRYLSGIRAQLDANAGREEILADVEARIAELFDERLDGKRQVVTIDDVQHVMSVMGKPEDYGDGSGATDGAAAGNASQRGYKRFFREPVDKWVGGVIGGLAAYIGMDPIWLRIIMIIFILLGKGTPILLYVLLWILVPKAETAADRLRMDGEPVTVDNLKRAFEDGGKRVADEARNMGNKWGQEAKRRSGAAADVLAKLFGAGIVLFAFSMLLGLVSAVVGGTFGLWHATWGSDDLGLLDFGALVFQTREHALWMLVGASLICLIPIVAVLLAGFRLLLNTRTPGWLAWSLGLIWIAAVVPTIIGGLSLAREFQRNEKAREAITLTSPQADLLYLDAIGEGTEGDDLRFSFDDNDDFNCHGLWIEGDSITADWARIDVEQSPDSLYHLVIVREAFGRTAKLASATASGIRAEFRQEGDVLRVSPLLRYARSEKIRAQQARFTLLVPVGKGVFFRAGSKRVIHDVDNVTDTRDSRMIGKAWRMTSKGLEEGMPGEDQMDADDSPKEREPTEGNVSEGSSTIEASATAPLRLPSLLGLLRLPV; from the coding sequence ATGAAAAAGACATTCACAGCCAACGTCAGCGGCACCGTCTTCCATATTGAAGAAGATGCCTACGACCAATTGCAGCGCTACCTCAGCGGCATCCGGGCGCAGCTCGATGCCAACGCCGGCCGCGAAGAGATCCTGGCCGATGTGGAGGCGCGCATCGCTGAGCTCTTCGACGAGCGGCTCGACGGCAAGCGGCAGGTGGTCACCATAGACGATGTGCAGCATGTGATGAGCGTGATGGGCAAACCCGAGGACTACGGCGATGGCTCAGGTGCAACAGATGGTGCCGCAGCAGGCAATGCCAGTCAGCGCGGCTACAAGCGCTTCTTCCGCGAACCGGTCGATAAATGGGTCGGTGGCGTGATCGGCGGTTTGGCGGCCTACATCGGCATGGATCCGATCTGGCTGCGGATCATCATGATCATCTTCATCCTGCTTGGCAAGGGCACCCCCATCCTGCTTTACGTGCTATTGTGGATCCTGGTGCCCAAGGCCGAGACTGCTGCAGACAGGCTTCGCATGGACGGTGAGCCGGTAACCGTGGACAATCTGAAGCGGGCATTCGAAGATGGAGGGAAGAGAGTGGCTGACGAGGCACGCAACATGGGCAACAAGTGGGGGCAAGAAGCGAAGAGGCGTTCCGGTGCGGCAGCCGATGTGCTCGCTAAGCTCTTCGGAGCGGGCATCGTGCTCTTCGCCTTCAGCATGCTGCTTGGGCTGGTGAGCGCCGTTGTTGGCGGCACCTTTGGCTTATGGCACGCCACCTGGGGCAGCGACGATCTCGGTCTTCTTGATTTCGGTGCTCTCGTTTTCCAAACGCGCGAGCATGCGCTTTGGATGCTTGTGGGTGCATCGCTGATCTGCTTGATCCCCATTGTGGCCGTGCTGCTGGCTGGCTTCCGCTTGCTCCTGAACACGCGCACCCCAGGGTGGCTGGCTTGGTCCCTCGGATTGATCTGGATCGCTGCGGTCGTGCCCACCATCATTGGCGGCCTCTCCCTTGCTCGCGAGTTCCAGCGAAATGAGAAAGCTCGTGAAGCCATTACGCTCACTTCGCCGCAAGCCGACCTCCTTTACCTGGATGCGATCGGAGAGGGCACCGAAGGCGATGACCTGCGCTTCAGCTTCGATGACAACGATGACTTCAACTGCCATGGCCTTTGGATCGAAGGCGACAGCATCACCGCCGATTGGGCGCGTATCGACGTGGAGCAAAGCCCCGACAGCCTCTACCACCTGGTGATTGTGCGCGAGGCGTTCGGGCGCACAGCCAAGCTCGCCTCTGCCACAGCATCCGGAATCCGCGCCGAATTCCGCCAGGAGGGGGATGTTCTCCGTGTTTCACCTCTGCTCCGCTACGCACGATCAGAGAAGATCCGGGCGCAACAGGCGCGATTCACGCTTCTGGTGCCTGTGGGCAAGGGCGTCTTCTTCAGAGCCGGTTCGAAGCGGGTGATCCACGACGTCGACAACGTGACCGATACGCGCGATAGCCGCATGATCGGCAAGGCTTGGCGCATGACGTCGAAAGGGCTTGAAGAGGGCATGCCCGGCGAGGACCAGATGGATGCCGACGATTCGCCGAAGGAACGGGAACCGACCGAGGGGAATGTGAGCGAAGGCTCAAGCACGATCGAGGCCAGCGCGACAGCACCATTGCGCCTTCCTTCACTCCTGGGCCTTTTGCGCCTACCGGTCTGA
- a CDS encoding sorbosone dehydrogenase family protein, translating into MNIEPRNLPLAFGLALLLNASVCVPSIRGGAPQVEGIKLPPGFSITVFADGVKNARAMCWGDNGTLFVGSRSAGAVHALRDTDNDGRADERFTVSTGLNMPVGVAFRDGALYVSAVDRILRWDAIEARLADPPAPVLVTQAFPTDTHHGWKYIAFGPDGKLYVPVGAPCNSCLKTDSVYASIMRIDPNGGDREIVAHGVRNTVGFDWHPRTGELWFTDNGRDWLGDDSPDCELNRIDRAGQHFGFPFCHAGDVSDPEFGKERACSEFAPPAAKLGPHVAPLGMRFYTGTLFPEKYHGAIFIAEHGSWNRSTPSGYRVVAAFPQADGSATHEVFAEGWLDGTRAWGRPVDVIVAPDGALLVSDDGADMIYRIGYAPPKSNKL; encoded by the coding sequence ATGAACATCGAACCCCGGAATTTGCCGTTGGCCTTCGGCCTCGCCCTGCTGCTGAATGCCTCGGTCTGCGTGCCCAGCATCCGTGGTGGGGCGCCGCAGGTGGAGGGAATCAAATTGCCGCCGGGTTTCAGCATCACGGTATTCGCGGATGGGGTCAAGAACGCGCGAGCGATGTGCTGGGGTGACAATGGGACCCTTTTCGTGGGCAGCCGAAGCGCGGGCGCGGTGCATGCCCTGCGCGATACCGACAACGATGGCCGCGCCGATGAGCGTTTCACCGTGTCCACGGGATTGAACATGCCTGTTGGCGTTGCATTCCGCGATGGCGCGCTCTATGTCAGCGCGGTGGACCGCATCCTCCGATGGGATGCCATCGAAGCGCGGCTTGCCGATCCTCCTGCGCCGGTTCTGGTAACGCAGGCCTTTCCGACGGATACCCATCATGGCTGGAAATACATCGCCTTCGGCCCGGACGGTAAGCTCTATGTGCCCGTTGGCGCGCCGTGCAACAGCTGCTTGAAGACGGACAGCGTGTATGCCTCTATCATGCGGATCGACCCGAATGGCGGAGATCGGGAGATCGTGGCGCATGGCGTGCGCAACACTGTGGGCTTCGACTGGCATCCGCGCACGGGAGAGCTCTGGTTCACGGACAACGGCCGCGATTGGCTCGGTGACGACAGTCCCGATTGCGAGTTGAACCGCATCGATCGCGCAGGGCAGCATTTCGGCTTTCCTTTCTGCCACGCCGGCGATGTCAGCGACCCTGAATTCGGCAAGGAGCGCGCATGCTCCGAATTCGCCCCGCCTGCCGCGAAGCTCGGCCCGCACGTGGCACCGTTGGGCATGCGCTTCTACACGGGTACCTTGTTCCCGGAGAAGTACCACGGGGCCATCTTCATTGCGGAGCATGGCAGCTGGAACCGCAGCACGCCCAGCGGGTACCGGGTTGTGGCAGCGTTCCCGCAAGCCGACGGCAGCGCCACGCATGAAGTCTTCGCCGAAGGCTGGCTTGATGGCACTCGCGCATGGGGCCGGCCCGTGGATGTGATCGTAGCGCCTGATGGTGCGTTGCTCGTGAGCGACGATGGCGCGGACATGATCTATCGGATCGGCTATGCGCCGCCGAAGAGCAATAAGCTGTGA
- a CDS encoding SRPBCC family protein, with the protein MIAALGFLGDDTYRVERSVAITAPVDDVWPAVSSLGAMDKWSPWNELDPNMKKTIEGTDGQVGAVSRWEGNKDVGKGEQRIDSIARYSLVRTRLKFMEPWQSESDALIELSTDGDGTKVTWAMEGEHTFGSRLMGRFMDMDAMLGKDFEKGLGMLKAQVEEALAAKPKFDIKSLEWPATLFIGKRGIVAWADMKAAFETGFGSGMEALGKAKVEMSGYPCGVYFEWNEANQTADMIAGIPVSMDAKDKLKGIDLYESPASKALAIDYYGGYNGMMAPHMAMDEYIKANGLTHHSNVIEEYVTDPATEPDSTKWLTRIVYLVK; encoded by the coding sequence ATGATAGCCGCACTAGGCTTCCTTGGCGACGATACCTACCGCGTTGAGCGTTCGGTGGCGATCACCGCTCCTGTCGATGATGTATGGCCAGCCGTTTCCTCACTCGGCGCCATGGATAAATGGAGCCCTTGGAACGAACTCGACCCGAACATGAAAAAGACCATAGAGGGCACCGACGGCCAGGTGGGCGCCGTGTCCCGTTGGGAAGGCAACAAGGATGTGGGCAAGGGCGAGCAGCGCATCGATTCCATCGCACGCTATTCCTTGGTTCGGACTCGATTGAAGTTCATGGAGCCTTGGCAGAGCGAGAGCGATGCATTGATCGAACTCTCGACCGATGGCGATGGAACCAAGGTCACGTGGGCGATGGAGGGCGAACACACCTTCGGAAGCCGCCTCATGGGCCGGTTCATGGACATGGATGCCATGTTGGGCAAGGACTTTGAGAAGGGCTTGGGCATGCTGAAGGCCCAGGTAGAGGAGGCGCTCGCTGCCAAGCCGAAATTCGACATCAAGTCCCTGGAATGGCCGGCAACCTTGTTCATCGGCAAACGCGGCATTGTAGCGTGGGCCGATATGAAGGCAGCCTTTGAAACCGGCTTCGGATCAGGCATGGAAGCCTTGGGCAAGGCCAAGGTGGAGATGTCCGGTTATCCCTGCGGCGTGTACTTCGAATGGAACGAAGCCAACCAGACCGCTGATATGATTGCCGGCATTCCCGTTTCCATGGATGCCAAGGACAAGCTAAAGGGCATCGACCTCTACGAATCGCCTGCCAGCAAGGCCTTGGCGATTGATTATTACGGCGGCTACAACGGCATGATGGCACCGCACATGGCCATGGACGAATACATCAAGGCCAATGGCCTCACGCATCATTCGAACGTGATCGAGGAATATGTGACCGACCCCGCGACTGAGCCGGACAGCACCAAGTGGCTCACGCGGATCGTCTATTTGGTCAAGTGA
- a CDS encoding heavy metal translocating P-type ATPase metal-binding domain-containing protein: MDAKTLTKVTCYHCGDPCADEHRVHDGKDFCCHGCEVVFDMLSEAGLCDYYALEKQPGVKQESSADEQRLELFALPEVREKLIEFSEAGITRARFRIPQMHCSSCIWLLENLNRIEPSIIRSRVSFTDKELTITFREEKLPLPQLVKLLRRIGYGPQLTAGKDTGRADQVPRMLYIRLGVAGFIFGNTMLFSFPEYLGADGEAHLRIGFQWLSALFSVPVVLFLSTDYFRAAWAGLRSKQVNIDQPIALGIMALWFRSLHDVITGAGPGYFDSLAGLLFFLLIGKWYQAHTYRALRFDRALEDFLPLVVLRKRGEAEEPARVADLAPGDRIVVRDQELVPVDAVLREGTGHIDNSFITGEPLPVRKQAGDTIKAGGRQRGAAIELEVLRSFAESRLKRLWAEQSGGQERPAMPRLIDQVARRFTLTVLLIALGAGLYWWGKDASMIWPVVTAVLIVACPCALALSMPFAYGHTIRLLGKRGLFLRDAEVVERMAHVDAVLFDKTGTLTEREAHQVDWHGVSLTREDERRIAALARNSAHPLSAVLAEKLKKVLKVEQVGFAPLAAAEVLELIGQGIQGEVGGLTIRIGSADFTGGDESEHAAGEAHVHVSIGGMHRGHFAIRKQARSGIVEAVRRLGASLRVGLITGDHQVDPGLSEVFPVGSIRMRCAPDEKSEAVKGLQRDGHRVLMVGDGLNDAGALAQADVGVTVTETTAALTPASDAIMDADSLQQLPHFLRMTRRARRIVLASLCISLLYNLTGVSIAVAGHMTPLLAAILMPLSSVSVVGFVTVATLIAARSGRP, translated from the coding sequence GTGGATGCCAAGACGCTGACCAAAGTCACCTGCTACCACTGCGGCGACCCCTGCGCTGATGAGCACCGTGTGCATGACGGCAAGGACTTCTGCTGCCATGGCTGCGAGGTGGTCTTCGACATGCTGAGTGAAGCCGGTCTATGCGACTACTACGCGCTGGAGAAACAGCCGGGCGTGAAGCAGGAATCCAGTGCTGACGAGCAGCGCTTGGAGCTTTTCGCCCTGCCCGAAGTGCGCGAGAAGCTCATTGAATTCAGCGAGGCAGGCATCACGAGGGCGCGCTTCCGCATCCCGCAGATGCACTGCAGCAGCTGCATCTGGTTGCTGGAGAACCTGAATCGGATCGAGCCGAGCATCATCCGGTCGCGCGTGAGCTTCACCGACAAGGAACTCACCATCACGTTCCGCGAGGAGAAGTTGCCCCTGCCTCAACTGGTTAAGCTCCTGCGGCGGATCGGTTACGGCCCACAGCTCACCGCTGGCAAGGACACCGGCCGCGCGGACCAGGTGCCGCGCATGCTCTACATCCGACTGGGCGTGGCGGGCTTCATCTTCGGCAATACCATGCTGTTCAGCTTCCCGGAATACCTAGGGGCTGATGGTGAAGCCCACTTGCGCATCGGCTTTCAATGGCTGTCTGCGCTGTTCTCAGTGCCTGTGGTCCTCTTCCTCAGCACCGACTACTTCCGGGCTGCTTGGGCAGGCCTGCGCAGCAAGCAAGTGAACATCGACCAGCCCATCGCCTTGGGCATCATGGCGCTGTGGTTCCGGAGCCTGCATGACGTGATCACGGGCGCTGGCCCCGGCTACTTCGACTCCCTGGCCGGTCTGCTCTTCTTCCTGCTGATCGGAAAATGGTACCAAGCGCACACCTACCGGGCGCTTCGGTTCGATCGCGCTTTGGAGGATTTCCTGCCCCTCGTGGTCCTTCGAAAGCGCGGTGAAGCTGAGGAACCAGCGCGCGTGGCCGACCTCGCGCCCGGCGACCGCATCGTAGTAAGGGACCAAGAATTGGTGCCGGTGGATGCCGTCCTGCGCGAAGGCACCGGGCACATCGACAACAGCTTCATCACCGGCGAACCGCTGCCTGTGCGCAAGCAAGCGGGCGACACGATCAAGGCCGGAGGCCGTCAGCGTGGCGCTGCCATCGAATTGGAAGTGCTCCGCTCCTTCGCCGAAAGCCGGTTGAAGCGCCTATGGGCCGAGCAGAGCGGCGGTCAGGAACGCCCTGCCATGCCACGCCTGATCGATCAAGTGGCGCGGCGCTTCACCTTGACGGTGCTGCTCATCGCGCTGGGCGCAGGCCTCTATTGGTGGGGCAAGGATGCCAGCATGATCTGGCCGGTGGTCACTGCGGTGCTGATCGTGGCTTGTCCTTGCGCCTTGGCATTGAGCATGCCCTTCGCATACGGGCACACCATCCGGCTGCTTGGCAAGCGCGGCCTCTTCCTGCGCGATGCTGAGGTGGTTGAGCGCATGGCCCACGTGGATGCAGTGCTCTTCGACAAGACAGGAACGCTCACCGAACGCGAAGCGCACCAGGTCGATTGGCATGGCGTCAGCCTCACCCGCGAGGATGAACGGCGCATCGCAGCACTGGCCAGGAACAGCGCGCACCCGTTGAGCGCGGTGCTGGCTGAAAAGCTGAAGAAGGTGCTGAAGGTCGAACAAGTTGGCTTCGCACCGCTCGCGGCAGCGGAGGTGCTGGAACTGATTGGCCAAGGCATCCAGGGCGAAGTGGGCGGGCTGACGATCCGAATCGGTTCGGCGGACTTCACGGGCGGTGATGAATCGGAACACGCCGCTGGCGAGGCCCACGTGCATGTGTCCATCGGTGGCATGCATCGCGGGCATTTCGCCATCCGGAAGCAGGCCCGCTCGGGCATCGTGGAAGCGGTGAGACGCTTGGGTGCATCGCTGCGCGTTGGCCTCATCACCGGCGACCACCAGGTGGATCCAGGACTCTCCGAGGTGTTCCCGGTCGGAAGCATCCGCATGCGGTGCGCACCGGATGAGAAGAGCGAAGCAGTCAAAGGGCTTCAACGCGATGGCCACCGCGTGCTCATGGTAGGCGATGGCCTTAACGATGCCGGCGCATTGGCCCAGGCCGATGTGGGCGTCACCGTGACGGAGACCACCGCGGCCCTCACCCCTGCCAGCGATGCGATCATGGATGCCGACAGCCTGCAACAGCTCCCACATTTCCTGCGGATGACACGGCGCGCGAGGCGAATCGTACTAGCGAGCCTGTGCATCTCCTTGCTCTACAACCTCACCGGCGTTTCCATCGCGGTGGCAGGCCACATGACCCCGCTCCTCGCCGCCATCCTGATGCCGCTCAGCAGCGTGAGCGTGGTGGGATTCGTGACAGTGGCTACCCTGATCGCGGCGCGCAGCGGGCGCCCGTAA
- a CDS encoding ExeM/NucH family extracellular endonuclease translates to MQKAVAAVLLMLAHGVQGQTPICTIQGTGLSSPFEGQPITTTGIVTAIFSGSGTVQGFFIEDPACDPDPASSNGLFVYNPNTVGINLGQRVSVGGTVIEFQGLTELSQVSNISILGSGMVSPTGINLPMTAIADWERYEGMLVRFQQELVVNGNDTWAQYGELVLAPTRLSAPTDIADPNDNPASGTTSTGTSNVGEINALSDLQARSTILLDDGRTNSYPSPLPLIGAQGTLRCGSTVTGLTGVLHYAFGEYRVHPIGVVPLEHAARPAVPEVGGDLVIASFNVKNYFTSLGSNGASTANELLRQRTKLVAALQAMAADAFVLCELQNSDAASDDLLAALNTAMGGGYALIDQDAPGAFTRTVFLYRTSALTPITQLYSLNTSTFERAHLTQGFMANASGKRFLISGVHLRSKLCDNATGSNLDQGDGQGCYNARRRSQMGELLSHWDGVRASTWVPGQLVVGDFNSYDQEDPIDRLRSGGLIDLIAGIPQPYSFGYANRFGSLDHAFATGPMADAITGAAVWHINSDEPPNLDYRDSNAAFYQANAFRSSDHDPLLIGIDAQLLPVGLIENPGTPNAVRFHYDHVSGWAAWEGHGLRMVELFDALGRTLHTASADGIGAVRMKATGAGNGPLFWRAWSDGLPAAGRLIAW, encoded by the coding sequence ATGCAGAAAGCGGTTGCAGCGGTTCTCTTGATGCTGGCGCATGGTGTTCAGGGTCAAACCCCGATCTGCACCATCCAAGGAACCGGTCTGAGCAGCCCATTCGAGGGACAGCCGATCACGACAACCGGCATAGTCACAGCCATATTCAGCGGCAGCGGCACGGTACAGGGCTTTTTCATCGAGGACCCAGCCTGTGATCCTGACCCAGCCTCGAGCAATGGTCTTTTCGTGTACAACCCGAACACCGTGGGAATCAATTTAGGGCAGCGCGTGAGCGTGGGCGGCACGGTGATCGAGTTCCAAGGACTCACGGAACTCTCCCAGGTCTCGAACATTTCCATTCTCGGATCGGGCATGGTGTCGCCCACCGGCATCAACCTGCCTATGACCGCAATCGCCGATTGGGAGCGCTACGAAGGCATGCTGGTGCGCTTCCAGCAGGAACTCGTGGTCAATGGCAACGATACTTGGGCGCAATACGGCGAGCTGGTTCTGGCTCCGACGCGATTGTCTGCGCCCACTGACATTGCCGACCCGAACGACAATCCCGCCTCGGGTACAACCAGTACTGGAACCAGCAACGTAGGGGAGATCAATGCGCTCAGTGATCTGCAGGCGCGAAGCACCATCCTGCTCGACGACGGACGCACGAATTCCTACCCGAGTCCACTACCATTGATCGGCGCGCAAGGCACGCTCCGCTGCGGAAGCACGGTGACCGGCCTAACCGGCGTCCTGCATTACGCCTTCGGCGAGTACCGTGTCCACCCTATCGGCGTGGTGCCCCTGGAGCATGCCGCGCGGCCAGCGGTGCCGGAAGTGGGAGGGGACTTGGTCATCGCATCGTTCAATGTGAAGAACTACTTCACCTCCCTGGGCAGCAACGGCGCAAGCACGGCCAACGAACTCCTGCGCCAGCGCACCAAGCTGGTAGCCGCCTTGCAAGCCATGGCCGCCGATGCGTTCGTGCTCTGCGAGTTGCAGAACAGCGATGCCGCTTCGGATGACCTGCTCGCTGCGCTCAACACCGCCATGGGCGGCGGTTACGCCCTGATCGATCAGGATGCGCCTGGAGCGTTCACGCGAACGGTCTTTCTTTACCGGACATCCGCCCTTACGCCCATCACACAGCTCTACTCGCTGAACACCTCCACTTTCGAGCGGGCGCATCTCACACAGGGCTTCATGGCCAATGCAAGTGGCAAGCGCTTTCTGATCAGCGGCGTCCACTTACGGAGCAAATTGTGCGACAATGCAACCGGATCGAATCTCGACCAAGGTGACGGACAAGGCTGTTACAACGCCAGGCGGCGCTCACAAATGGGCGAGTTGCTCAGCCACTGGGATGGGGTGCGCGCTTCGACCTGGGTGCCTGGGCAGCTTGTCGTGGGCGATTTCAATTCCTACGACCAGGAGGACCCCATTGATCGGCTGCGTTCCGGCGGGCTCATCGACCTGATTGCCGGAATCCCTCAGCCCTATTCCTTCGGTTACGCGAATCGCTTCGGGTCGCTGGACCATGCTTTCGCAACTGGTCCGATGGCTGACGCCATCACCGGCGCCGCTGTCTGGCACATCAACAGCGATGAGCCACCCAACCTCGACTACCGGGATTCGAACGCGGCATTCTATCAAGCCAATGCCTTCCGCAGCAGCGACCATGACCCGCTGCTGATCGGAATCGATGCGCAACTGCTGCCGGTTGGGCTGATAGAGAATCCCGGGACGCCCAATGCCGTGCGTTTCCACTACGATCACGTGAGTGGATGGGCGGCATGGGAAGGGCATGGGCTCAGGATGGTCGAGTTATTCGATGCCCTCGGCCGAACACTGCATACTGCGAGCGCCGATGGGATCGGAGCTGTCCGGATGAAGGCTACGGGGGCTGGAAACGGGCCCCTGTTCTGGCGAGCATGGTCGGATGGCTTGCCAGCTGCCGGGCGTCTCATCGCTTGGTGA
- a CDS encoding FkbM family methyltransferase, which produces MKALLRNLIRWFVRTFPVRGRHRLADTLGGWAAEPVTVREINGICVELDRAVQYHRMMLYDLYEEDVLAYLRKRLKPGMVVFDPGCNIGYFAAQVLGMVSPGGQVWSFEPSPRCLERLHRHNPPNAIPGWRLMPMALTDRTGALTFYDTPRVITRGYAVLEQAGKPSDSNPVEVPVTSVDAFCADHGIQHIDFLKLDIEDSELPALRGARRMIAAKAIDTILVETEVRPDREELNRDIFNLLLEAGYRPFHARRGGKLVTIVTEHLPPSKEDIIWERPK; this is translated from the coding sequence ATGAAGGCCCTCTTGCGCAACCTGATTCGCTGGTTCGTCAGGACCTTTCCCGTTCGCGGCCGCCATCGGTTGGCCGACACCTTGGGAGGCTGGGCCGCGGAACCGGTCACGGTGCGTGAGATCAATGGCATATGCGTGGAACTTGATCGTGCGGTGCAATACCACCGCATGATGCTCTACGACCTGTACGAGGAAGACGTCCTTGCCTACCTGCGCAAACGTCTCAAGCCCGGCATGGTGGTCTTTGACCCCGGTTGCAACATCGGCTACTTCGCGGCGCAGGTACTGGGCATGGTATCGCCTGGTGGACAGGTCTGGTCTTTCGAGCCTTCGCCCCGTTGCCTTGAACGTCTCCATCGCCACAACCCGCCCAATGCCATTCCCGGTTGGCGGTTGATGCCCATGGCCTTGACGGACCGCACTGGCGCGCTCACCTTCTACGACACACCGCGGGTGATTACCCGGGGCTACGCCGTTCTGGAGCAAGCAGGTAAACCGAGTGACAGCAATCCGGTGGAAGTGCCGGTGACCTCTGTCGATGCCTTCTGTGCAGACCATGGCATCCAACACATCGATTTCCTGAAGCTCGACATCGAGGACTCGGAGCTTCCTGCGCTGCGGGGTGCACGGCGCATGATCGCCGCAAAGGCCATCGACACGATCCTCGTGGAAACCGAGGTGCGTCCCGATCGCGAGGAATTGAATAGGGACATCTTCAACTTGCTCCTTGAGGCAGGTTACCGTCCGTTCCATGCCCGGCGTGGCGGGAAGCTTGTGACCATAGTGACCGAGCATCTTCCCCCGTCGAAGGAGGATATCATTTGGGAGCGCCCCAAGTGA
- a CDS encoding PadR family transcriptional regulator, with translation MKVENSKAQMRRGVLEYCILSVLAQGELYPSDIIAQLKDARLIVVEGTLYPLLSRLKDGGFLTYRWEESKSGPPRKYYKLTPTGEGFLAELDQTWEELALAVKKTTRKNR, from the coding sequence ATGAAGGTCGAGAACAGCAAGGCGCAGATGCGCAGAGGCGTGCTGGAATACTGCATCCTGAGCGTGCTCGCTCAGGGCGAGTTGTATCCATCTGATATCATCGCCCAGCTCAAGGATGCGCGCCTGATCGTCGTAGAAGGCACCTTATACCCTCTCCTTTCGCGGCTCAAGGATGGCGGATTCCTCACGTACCGCTGGGAGGAGAGCAAATCCGGCCCACCGCGCAAGTACTATAAGCTCACCCCAACCGGCGAAGGCTTCCTCGCGGAACTGGACCAGACCTGGGAAGAGCTCGCATTGGCCGTGAAGAAAACCACTCGCAAGAACCGATAG
- a CDS encoding Omp28-related outer membrane protein: protein MRRITFLVLIAHAAFGLAQDAYLNTAFVPRYWKANDPWPLSARVRNASSTVPLITFRVDWRFNSGPVQVGNTQSTTGILPGQYWPYTHPTAFNVPASGGTLKMWVVGVGDSNHSNDTLYFTVDVLSAWSTKSVLIEQYTGTWCQFCPLPNAATDALNGDPLIVVAKHHNGDEYTSASSTAYWQQFSADYSPAGVMEQEEFGTLGDDAAYDQWGPRAEQRKQGVSPLSITVSSAFNAWQRLLTVDLAVTFTAAQTGAFVVNAYILEDNISGVQVAGGSPYVHQQVVREVLGGADGTAGVIPATTTAGSTYNHEYTFTVPEQWNAANLRVIAMVTEKRNGTSWTVNVTDGELTEVHVPESATAGGFFRLWPSPARGVAFIEFEDGVGTAQLQLIGADGRVVLEQSVRSAAGRVAFPIPPDYEAGSYFLRAVAGDRVGTRTLVIE, encoded by the coding sequence ATGCGCCGAATCACCTTTCTCGTGCTCATTGCGCATGCCGCCTTCGGGCTTGCGCAAGATGCCTACCTCAATACCGCCTTCGTTCCGCGCTACTGGAAGGCCAACGACCCGTGGCCGCTGAGCGCCCGCGTGCGGAACGCGTCAAGCACGGTGCCCCTGATCACCTTCCGGGTGGATTGGCGGTTCAACAGCGGGCCGGTCCAAGTGGGTAATACGCAGAGCACAACAGGGATACTGCCCGGACAGTATTGGCCCTACACGCATCCTACCGCGTTCAATGTCCCGGCCAGCGGCGGCACATTGAAGATGTGGGTGGTGGGGGTAGGCGATTCGAACCATAGCAACGACACGCTTTACTTCACGGTGGACGTGCTGAGCGCATGGTCCACGAAGAGCGTGCTCATTGAACAGTATACGGGCACCTGGTGCCAGTTCTGTCCATTGCCCAATGCCGCCACCGATGCGCTCAACGGCGACCCGCTGATCGTGGTGGCCAAGCATCACAATGGCGATGAATACACCAGCGCGAGCAGCACGGCGTACTGGCAGCAGTTCAGTGCGGATTACTCGCCAGCCGGCGTGATGGAGCAGGAGGAGTTCGGCACCCTTGGCGACGATGCCGCTTACGATCAGTGGGGGCCGCGCGCCGAACAGCGCAAGCAGGGGGTATCGCCATTGAGCATCACGGTCTCATCCGCCTTCAATGCCTGGCAACGGTTGCTAACCGTCGATCTGGCGGTGACCTTCACCGCAGCGCAGACGGGGGCCTTCGTGGTGAATGCCTATATCCTCGAGGACAACATCAGCGGCGTGCAGGTGGCAGGAGGGAGCCCGTACGTGCATCAGCAAGTGGTGCGTGAGGTGCTCGGCGGCGCGGACGGGACGGCGGGGGTGATTCCGGCCACCACCACCGCAGGAAGCACCTACAACCACGAATACACCTTCACGGTGCCGGAGCAATGGAATGCCGCCAACCTGCGGGTGATCGCCATGGTCACCGAGAAGCGCAACGGCACCAGCTGGACCGTGAACGTGACAGACGGCGAACTGACTGAAGTGCATGTTCCGGAGTCGGCGACGGCCGGTGGCTTCTTCCGTCTATGGCCCAGCCCAGCGCGCGGGGTGGCCTTCATTGAATTCGAGGACGGCGTCGGCACAGCTCAGCTGCAATTGATCGGCGCCGATGGGCGGGTTGTCCTGGAACAATCGGTCCGCTCAGCAGCAGGTCGTGTGGCATTTCCGATCCCCCCGGATTACGAAGCGGGCAGCTACTTCCTGCGTGCGGTTGCCGGTGATCGGGTGGGCACGCGCACCCTGGTCATCGAATGA